The following coding sequences are from one Xiphias gladius isolate SHS-SW01 ecotype Sanya breed wild chromosome 14, ASM1685928v1, whole genome shotgun sequence window:
- the LOC120798457 gene encoding uncharacterized protein LOC120798457 isoform X2, whose amino-acid sequence MTLPGPNGGNVQCGANSVPNSGPQDPGLHSNSQEPGPSSHPLHHYSTRPVFYIHAPPPPPFLHYQWPMPFSYNPFAGFPGMGYGMVMPPFPATPYMETPAYVLPHPHIQAVDYRRLLHPQVHAHSALHQNPNQTRGFRPPHIVPVRETVNSEVQTEPTHRGVGGYGVGSQLASSDSGHGTASSSPSSSSSSQKRGSAKVENSTLPSGNAEDFQVNRTSTSSTVKHGFNIPHPTGIETIQSCIKATPKTQSCKASVSQVNVHPCRSSHCNMWSVSSQDSMVPVCSSSQQEDEVVKERRVSIPDILMSWGVGTPQATILKMVDKVLPPNDHQLLSSKTELEHEKCVYQSPAETQNESVVADSTDAEGILSSKDSETLFKILKLPFALYDPLSDSRGDNEPVELVGSVRHCLTYSDKLLHSLNKSHKLPFDEQTNGKETNIHDDTTEIIPYQMPLNSCQTNRKMNESVWSVESLAPFIPTKEWLLQNGMFDPEVIVEMTEEAESCRDSTQNDNLIVKPSKRRQTCMFSSSDSVPMSDSWLIFSTPAQNLSTFKKPEIHVSEMRGQGKRMDLSIKDPLTSPTCLQSKIIALFPTANAVDEYRSSEPGANQSPNLESLIVNVQQEKNPCSPEKEATLPLSSAAGEKISSTGHLIVQNRADIEAGNGACGNEEVSQLRNEQLCVPMTEVSPSKAHLVDCGIQCTEFQEPKCSCEKLKGGMVPNRRPSFKYTDMKKANDGNTEGFYMNGHMQKNQKRHGQWRNRGSEKHSSQQEAYNGYPGKLGKSKGGNGRNPRY is encoded by the exons ATGACTCTTCCAGGACCAAATGGAGGAAACGTACAGTGTGGTGCTAACAGTGTACCAAACTCTGGGCCACAGGATCCAGGGCTGCACAGCAACAGTCAAGAGCCAGGACCTTCATCCCATCCCCTACACCATTATTCTACCCGTCCTGTCTTCTATATCCATgctccacccccacccccttttCTCCACTACCAGTGGCCCATGCCCTTCTCCTATAACCCTTTTGCTGGCTTCCCAGGCATGG GCTATGGTATGGTCATGCCCCCATTCCCAGCCACCCCCTACATGGAGACTCCAGCCTATGTTCTGCCCCACCCTCACATCCAAGCAGTTGACTATAGACGCTTGCTCCACCCCCAGGTCCATGCTCACAGCGCACTCCACCAGAACCCAAACCAGACCCGTGGATTTCGACCGCCTCATATTGTACCTGTTAGAGAAACTGTGAACTCTGAGGTCCAGACAGAACCGACACACAGAGGCGTAGGTGGTTATGGTGTGGGAAGCCAACTCGCCAGCTCAGATTCTGGGCATGGAACTGCCTCAAGCTCGCCATCTTCAAGCTCCAGTTCCCAAAAACGAGGTTCTGCCAAAGTTGAAAACTCTACCTTACCTAGTGGTAATGCAGAGGACTTCCAGGTTAACAGGACAAGTACAAGCAGCACAGTCAAACATGGCTTTAACATCCCACATCCTACAGGAATAGAGACTATCCAATCATGTATCAAAGCAACtccaaaaacacagagctgtaAAGCCAGTGTTAGTCAGGTGAATGTTCACCCTTGCAGAAGCAGTCACTGCAATATGTGGTCAGTGAGTTCTCAAGATAGTATGGTCCCTGTATGTAGCTCTTCTCAACAAGAGGACGAGGTTGTCAAAGAGAGACGTGTCTCTATTCCCGACATTCTGATGAGTTGGGGAGTTGGCACACCGCAGGCAACAATACTGAAAATGGTAGACAAGGTGCTGCCTCCGAATGACCACCAGCTGCTGTCTTCCAAAACTGAATTAGAGCATGAAAAGTGTGTTTACCAGAGTCCAGCTGAGACCCAGAATGAGTCAGTGGTAGCTGACAGTACTGATGCTGAAGGTATCTTAAGTTCTAAGGACAGTGAAACCCTTTTCAAGATCCTTAAACTACCTTTTGCTCTTTATGATCCTCTCTCAGATTCCAGGGGAGACAATGAGCCTGTGGAATTGGTTGGTTCTGTAAGGCATTGCCTAACCTACAGCGACAAACTGTTGCATTCACTAAACAAATCCCATAAGCTCCCTTTTGATGAGCAAACAAACGGCAAAGAGACAAATATACATGATGACACTACTGAAATCATTCCCTATCAAATGCCTTTAAACAGCTGTCAGACgaatagaaaaatgaatgagtcGGTTTGGTCTGTGGAGTCTCTAGCCCCTTTTATCCCCACAAAGGAGTGGCTGCTGCAGAATGGCATGTTTGACCCTGAAGTAATTGTTGAGATGACAGAGGAAGCTGAAAGTTGTAGAGACTCAACCCAAAATGACAACCTAATTGTCAAACCTAGTAAGAGGAGGCAGACTTGCATGTTTTCATCTTCTGACTCTGTTCCAATGTCAGACAGCTGGCTCATTTTCAGTACCCCAGCCCAGAATCTAAGTACATTTAAGAAGCCAGAAATTCATGTTTCTGAAATGAGAGGGCAAGGCAAGAGAATGGATCTTTCAATAAAGGATCCCTTAACTTCCCCGACTTGTCTGCAGAGTAAAATAATTGCACTTTTCCCCACTGCAAACGCTGTAGATGAATATAGGTCTTCTGAGCCAGGGGCTAATCAAAGCCCAAACCTGGAATCTCTTATTGTGAATGTGCAGCAGGAGAAAAACCCCTGCTCTCCTGAGAAGGAAGCAACTCTCCCCTTGAGCTCTGcagcaggagagaaaatatCATCTACAGGCCATCTGATTGTCCAAAACAGAGCTGACATTGAAGCAGGGAATGGAGCTTGTGGGAACGAAGAAGTCAGTCAGCTGAGAAATGAGCAGCTGTGTGTCCCAATGACTGAAGTGTCTCCATCAAAGGCACATTTAGTGGATTGTGGCATCCAGTGTACTGAGTTTCAGGAGCCGAAGTGTTCATGTGAAAAGTTGAAGGGTGGCATGGTACCAAACAGAAGACCTTCTTTTAAATATACAG ATATGAAGAAAGCAAATGATGGCAACACTGAAGGATTCTACATGAATGGACACATGCAGAAAAACCAGAAGAGGCATGGTCAGTGGAGGAACAGAGGTTCAG AAAAGCACAGCAGCCAGCAAGAAGCCTACAACGGCTACCCCGGCAAACTTGGGAAATCTAAAG GTGGAAATGGAAGGAATCCGCGGTACTAA
- the LOC120798457 gene encoding uncharacterized protein LOC120798457 isoform X1 has product MTLPGPNGGNVQCGANSVPNSGPQDPGLHSNSQEPGPSSHPLHHYSTRPVFYIHAPPPPPFLHYQWPMPFSYNPFAGFPGMGYGMVMPPFPATPYMETPAYVLPHPHIQAVDYRRLLHPQVHAHSALHQNPNQTRGFRPPHIVPVRETVNSEVQTEPTHRGVGGYGVGSQLASSDSGHGTASSSPSSSSSSQKRGSAKVENSTLPSGNAEDFQVNRTSTSSTVKHGFNIPHPTGIETIQSCIKATPKTQSCKASVSQVNVHPCRSSHCNMWSVSSQDSMVPVCSSSQQEDEVVKERRVSIPDILMSWGVGTPQATILKMVDKVLPPNDHQLLSSKTELEHEKCVYQSPAETQNESVVADSTDAEGILSSKDSETLFKILKLPFALYDPLSDSRGDNEPVELVGSVRHCLTYSDKLLHSLNKSHKLPFDEQTNGKETNIHDDTTEIIPYQMPLNSCQTNRKMNESVWSVESLAPFIPTKEWLLQNGMFDPEVIVEMTEEAESCRDSTQNDNLIVKPSKRRQTCMFSSSDSVPMSDSWLIFSTPAQNLSTFKKPEIHVSEMRGQGKRMDLSIKDPLTSPTCLQSKIIALFPTANAVDEYRSSEPGANQSPNLESLIVNVQQEKNPCSPEKEATLPLSSAAGEKISSTGHLIVQNRADIEAGNGACGNEEVSQLRNEQLCVPMTEVSPSKAHLVDCGIQCTEFQEPKCSCEKLKGGMVPNRRPSFKYTDMKKANDGNTEGFYMNGHMQKNQKRHGQWRNRGSEKHSSQQEAYNGYPGKLGKSKGIPISLQNTFLYFYK; this is encoded by the exons ATGACTCTTCCAGGACCAAATGGAGGAAACGTACAGTGTGGTGCTAACAGTGTACCAAACTCTGGGCCACAGGATCCAGGGCTGCACAGCAACAGTCAAGAGCCAGGACCTTCATCCCATCCCCTACACCATTATTCTACCCGTCCTGTCTTCTATATCCATgctccacccccacccccttttCTCCACTACCAGTGGCCCATGCCCTTCTCCTATAACCCTTTTGCTGGCTTCCCAGGCATGG GCTATGGTATGGTCATGCCCCCATTCCCAGCCACCCCCTACATGGAGACTCCAGCCTATGTTCTGCCCCACCCTCACATCCAAGCAGTTGACTATAGACGCTTGCTCCACCCCCAGGTCCATGCTCACAGCGCACTCCACCAGAACCCAAACCAGACCCGTGGATTTCGACCGCCTCATATTGTACCTGTTAGAGAAACTGTGAACTCTGAGGTCCAGACAGAACCGACACACAGAGGCGTAGGTGGTTATGGTGTGGGAAGCCAACTCGCCAGCTCAGATTCTGGGCATGGAACTGCCTCAAGCTCGCCATCTTCAAGCTCCAGTTCCCAAAAACGAGGTTCTGCCAAAGTTGAAAACTCTACCTTACCTAGTGGTAATGCAGAGGACTTCCAGGTTAACAGGACAAGTACAAGCAGCACAGTCAAACATGGCTTTAACATCCCACATCCTACAGGAATAGAGACTATCCAATCATGTATCAAAGCAACtccaaaaacacagagctgtaAAGCCAGTGTTAGTCAGGTGAATGTTCACCCTTGCAGAAGCAGTCACTGCAATATGTGGTCAGTGAGTTCTCAAGATAGTATGGTCCCTGTATGTAGCTCTTCTCAACAAGAGGACGAGGTTGTCAAAGAGAGACGTGTCTCTATTCCCGACATTCTGATGAGTTGGGGAGTTGGCACACCGCAGGCAACAATACTGAAAATGGTAGACAAGGTGCTGCCTCCGAATGACCACCAGCTGCTGTCTTCCAAAACTGAATTAGAGCATGAAAAGTGTGTTTACCAGAGTCCAGCTGAGACCCAGAATGAGTCAGTGGTAGCTGACAGTACTGATGCTGAAGGTATCTTAAGTTCTAAGGACAGTGAAACCCTTTTCAAGATCCTTAAACTACCTTTTGCTCTTTATGATCCTCTCTCAGATTCCAGGGGAGACAATGAGCCTGTGGAATTGGTTGGTTCTGTAAGGCATTGCCTAACCTACAGCGACAAACTGTTGCATTCACTAAACAAATCCCATAAGCTCCCTTTTGATGAGCAAACAAACGGCAAAGAGACAAATATACATGATGACACTACTGAAATCATTCCCTATCAAATGCCTTTAAACAGCTGTCAGACgaatagaaaaatgaatgagtcGGTTTGGTCTGTGGAGTCTCTAGCCCCTTTTATCCCCACAAAGGAGTGGCTGCTGCAGAATGGCATGTTTGACCCTGAAGTAATTGTTGAGATGACAGAGGAAGCTGAAAGTTGTAGAGACTCAACCCAAAATGACAACCTAATTGTCAAACCTAGTAAGAGGAGGCAGACTTGCATGTTTTCATCTTCTGACTCTGTTCCAATGTCAGACAGCTGGCTCATTTTCAGTACCCCAGCCCAGAATCTAAGTACATTTAAGAAGCCAGAAATTCATGTTTCTGAAATGAGAGGGCAAGGCAAGAGAATGGATCTTTCAATAAAGGATCCCTTAACTTCCCCGACTTGTCTGCAGAGTAAAATAATTGCACTTTTCCCCACTGCAAACGCTGTAGATGAATATAGGTCTTCTGAGCCAGGGGCTAATCAAAGCCCAAACCTGGAATCTCTTATTGTGAATGTGCAGCAGGAGAAAAACCCCTGCTCTCCTGAGAAGGAAGCAACTCTCCCCTTGAGCTCTGcagcaggagagaaaatatCATCTACAGGCCATCTGATTGTCCAAAACAGAGCTGACATTGAAGCAGGGAATGGAGCTTGTGGGAACGAAGAAGTCAGTCAGCTGAGAAATGAGCAGCTGTGTGTCCCAATGACTGAAGTGTCTCCATCAAAGGCACATTTAGTGGATTGTGGCATCCAGTGTACTGAGTTTCAGGAGCCGAAGTGTTCATGTGAAAAGTTGAAGGGTGGCATGGTACCAAACAGAAGACCTTCTTTTAAATATACAG ATATGAAGAAAGCAAATGATGGCAACACTGAAGGATTCTACATGAATGGACACATGCAGAAAAACCAGAAGAGGCATGGTCAGTGGAGGAACAGAGGTTCAG AAAAGCACAGCAGCCAGCAAGAAGCCTACAACGGCTACCCCGGCAAACTTGGGAAATCTAAAG GCATTCCAATTTCACTACAGaacacatttctttatttctacaAGTAG